The following coding sequences are from one Triticum dicoccoides isolate Atlit2015 ecotype Zavitan chromosome 4A, WEW_v2.0, whole genome shotgun sequence window:
- the LOC119289446 gene encoding glutathione S-transferase 4-like — protein sequence MAPMKVYGWAVSPWMARVLVCLEEAGAEYEIVPMSRSGGDHRQPDHLARNPFGEIPVLEDGDLTLYQSRGVARYILRKCKPELLRAGNLAESAMVDVWLDVEALQLEPIVRPIVANCILYPLEGRYRDQKIVEEKIEKLKKLLEVYESRLSCSKYLAGDFISLADLSHFSFMRYFMATEYADQLDTYPHVKAWWAALLARPSVKKVMAGMPPDFGFGSGNIP from the exons ATGGCGCCCATGAAGGTGTACGGGTGGGCGGTGTCGCCATGGATGGCCCGGGTCCTCGTCTGCTTGGAGGAGGCCGGCGCCGAGTACGAGATCGTGCCCATGAGCAGGAGCGGCGGCGATCACCGGCAGCCGGACCACCTCGCCAGAAAC CCCTTCGGTGAGATCCCGGTGTTGGAGGATGGCGACTTGACGCTTTACC AATCTCGTGGCGTCGCAAGGTACATTCTTCGTAAGTGCAAACCCGAGCTTCTGCGAGCAGGCAACCTCGCCGAGTCGGCGATGGTGGATGTATGGCTCGACGTGGAAGCCCTCCAGCTCGAGCCTATAGTGCGGCCAATTGTGGCTAACTGCATCCTCTACCCGCTCGAAGGGCGCTACCGCGACCAAAAGATCGTTGAGGAAAAAATCGAGAAGTTGAAGAAGCTGTTGGAGGTCTACGAGTCAAGGTTATCCTGCAGCAAGTATTTGGCCGGGGATTTTATCAGCCTCGCCGACCTTAGCCATTTCTCCTTCATGCGCTACTTCATGGCGACGGAGTATGCAGACCAGCTCGACACTTACCCACACGTCAAGGCATGGTGGGCCGCGTTGCTTGCAAGGCCTTCGGTCAAGAAGGTGATGGCTGGCATGCCTCCCGATTTTGGGTTTGGGAGTGGGAACATACCATAA